A DNA window from Actinomadura coerulea contains the following coding sequences:
- a CDS encoding VOC family protein, translating to MSRLTLSAPVLDAPDPHALADFYRRLLGWTVVQDEPDWVKLRPPGGGTGLSFQREPLYKAPTWPAAEGAQLQMVHLDFEVDDLEAALKHAEAVGAVLADFQPEDDVRVCLDPVGRPFCLFLPEPEVPVE from the coding sequence ATGAGCCGCCTGACCCTGTCCGCCCCGGTCCTGGACGCCCCCGACCCGCACGCGCTGGCGGACTTCTACCGGCGCCTCCTCGGTTGGACGGTCGTGCAGGACGAGCCCGACTGGGTGAAGCTGCGCCCTCCCGGCGGCGGCACCGGCCTGTCGTTCCAGAGGGAGCCCCTCTACAAGGCCCCGACCTGGCCCGCCGCCGAGGGCGCCCAACTGCAGATGGTCCACCTGGACTTCGAGGTGGACGATCTGGAAGCCGCCTTGAAGCACGCGGAGGCCGTGGGCGCCGTCCTGGCCGACTTCCAGCCGGAGGATGACGTCCGGGTCTGCCTGGACCCCGTGGGGCGCCCGTTCTGCCTCTTCCTCCCCGAGCCCGAGGTTCCGGTCGAGTAA
- a CDS encoding ATP-dependent Clp protease ATP-binding subunit, whose amino-acid sequence MFERFTDRARRVVVLAQEEARMLNHNYIGTEHILLGLIHEGEGVAAKALESLGISLEAVRQQVEEIIGQGQQAPSGHIPFTPRAKKVLELSLREALQLGHNYIGTEHILLGLIREGEGVAAQVLVKLGADLNRVRQQVIQLLHGYQGKEPAASGGPSEAAPSTSLVLDQFGRNLTQAAREGKLDPVIGRDKEIERVMQVLSRRTKNNPVLVGEPGVGKTAVVEGLAQKIVKGEVPETLKDKQLYTLDLGALVAGSRYRGDFEERLKKVLKEIRTRGDIILFIDELHTLVGAGAAEGAIDAASILKPMLARGELQTIGATTLDEYRKHLEKDAALERRFQPIQVAEPSLSHTIEILKGLRDRYEAHHRVSITDSALVAAAQLADRYISDRFLPDKAIDLIDEAGSRMRIRRMTAPPDLREYDEKIADVRRDKESAIDAQDFEKAAALRDSEKQLLGQKAQREKEWKAGDMDVVAEVTDELIAEVLATATGIPVFKLTEEESTRLLRMEDELHKRVIGQEDAIRALSQSIRRTRAGLKDPKRPGGSFIFAGPSGVGKTELSKTLAEFLFGDEDALIQLDMSEFMEKHTVSRLFGSPPGYVGYEEGGQLTEKVRRKPFSVVLFDEIEKAHQDIFNSLLQILEDGRLTDAQGRVVDFKNTVIIMTTNLGSKDISKGVSMGFARQNDEQGSYERMKAKVSEELKQHFRPEFLNRVDDTVVFHQLTPKEIIQIVDLMIAKVDQRLHDRDMGIELRQEAKDLLAIRGYDPVLGARPLRRTIQREIEDNLSEKILYNELKPGQIVIVGTEGFDPDNTDSAENAKFTFKGVPKPSTVPDSPPPIEGAVNFNKD is encoded by the coding sequence ATGTTCGAGAGGTTCACCGACCGCGCGCGGCGGGTTGTCGTTCTGGCTCAGGAAGAGGCCAGGATGCTCAACCACAACTACATCGGCACCGAGCACATCCTCCTGGGTCTGATCCACGAGGGTGAGGGTGTTGCGGCCAAGGCTCTGGAGAGTCTGGGGATCAGTCTTGAGGCCGTGCGTCAGCAGGTCGAGGAGATCATTGGTCAGGGGCAGCAGGCTCCCTCTGGTCATATCCCGTTCACTCCGCGGGCGAAGAAGGTTTTGGAGCTGTCGCTGCGTGAGGCGTTGCAGCTGGGTCACAACTACATCGGTACCGAGCACATTCTTCTGGGGTTGATCCGGGAGGGTGAGGGTGTCGCGGCGCAGGTGCTGGTGAAGTTGGGTGCGGATCTGAACCGGGTGCGGCAGCAGGTGATCCAGTTGCTGCACGGGTACCAGGGCAAGGAGCCGGCGGCTTCGGGTGGTCCGTCGGAGGCGGCTCCGTCGACGTCGTTGGTGCTGGATCAGTTCGGTCGGAATCTGACGCAGGCGGCGCGTGAGGGCAAGCTCGACCCGGTGATCGGCCGGGACAAGGAGATCGAGCGGGTCATGCAGGTGCTGTCGCGGCGTACCAAGAACAATCCGGTGCTGGTGGGTGAGCCGGGTGTGGGTAAGACCGCGGTGGTGGAGGGGCTGGCGCAGAAGATCGTCAAGGGTGAGGTGCCCGAGACGCTCAAGGACAAGCAGCTCTACACCCTGGATCTGGGTGCTTTGGTGGCGGGTTCGCGGTATCGGGGTGATTTCGAGGAGCGTCTGAAGAAGGTGCTCAAGGAGATCCGGACCCGCGGTGACATCATCTTGTTCATCGATGAGCTGCACACGTTGGTGGGTGCGGGTGCGGCGGAGGGCGCGATCGACGCGGCGTCGATCCTGAAGCCGATGCTGGCGCGTGGTGAGCTGCAGACGATCGGCGCGACGACGCTGGATGAGTACCGCAAGCATCTGGAGAAGGACGCGGCGCTGGAGCGGCGGTTCCAGCCGATTCAGGTGGCCGAGCCGTCGTTGTCGCACACGATCGAGATCTTGAAGGGGTTGCGGGACCGGTACGAGGCGCATCACCGGGTGTCGATCACCGACAGTGCGCTGGTGGCCGCGGCGCAGTTGGCCGACCGCTACATCTCCGATCGGTTCCTGCCGGACAAGGCGATCGATCTGATCGATGAGGCGGGGTCGCGGATGCGGATCCGGCGGATGACGGCGCCGCCGGACCTGCGCGAGTACGACGAGAAGATCGCTGATGTGCGTCGTGACAAGGAGTCGGCGATCGACGCGCAGGACTTCGAGAAGGCGGCGGCGCTGCGTGATTCGGAGAAGCAGCTGCTGGGGCAGAAGGCGCAGCGGGAGAAGGAGTGGAAGGCCGGCGACATGGACGTGGTGGCCGAGGTCACCGACGAGCTGATCGCCGAGGTGCTGGCCACCGCGACGGGGATCCCGGTGTTCAAGCTGACCGAGGAGGAGTCGACCCGGCTGCTGCGGATGGAGGACGAGCTCCACAAGCGGGTGATCGGGCAGGAGGACGCGATCCGGGCGCTGTCGCAGTCGATCCGGCGGACGCGTGCGGGGTTGAAGGACCCCAAGCGGCCGGGTGGGTCGTTCATCTTCGCGGGGCCGTCGGGGGTGGGCAAGACCGAGTTGTCCAAGACGCTGGCGGAGTTCCTGTTCGGTGACGAGGACGCGCTGATCCAGCTGGACATGTCGGAGTTCATGGAGAAGCACACGGTGTCGCGGCTGTTCGGTTCTCCGCCCGGCTATGTCGGGTATGAGGAGGGCGGTCAGCTGACCGAGAAGGTGCGGCGCAAGCCGTTCTCGGTGGTGCTGTTCGACGAGATCGAGAAGGCCCACCAGGACATCTTCAACTCGCTGCTGCAGATCCTGGAGGACGGCCGGCTCACCGACGCCCAGGGCCGGGTGGTGGACTTCAAGAACACCGTCATCATCATGACGACCAACCTTGGGTCCAAGGACATCTCCAAGGGCGTGTCGATGGGGTTCGCGCGGCAGAACGACGAGCAGGGCTCCTACGAGCGGATGAAGGCCAAGGTGTCGGAGGAGCTCAAGCAGCACTTCCGGCCCGAGTTCCTCAACCGTGTCGATGACACGGTGGTGTTCCACCAGCTCACGCCCAAGGAGATCATCCAGATCGTGGATCTGATGATCGCCAAGGTCGACCAGCGGCTCCACGACCGCGACATGGGCATCGAGCTGCGGCAGGAGGCCAAGGACCTGCTCGCGATCCGCGGCTACGACCCGGTGCTGGGCGCCCGGCCGCTGCGCCGCACCATCCAGCGCGAGATCGAGGACAACCTGTCGGAGAAGATCCTCTACAACGAGCTCAAGCCCGGCCAGATCGTCATCGTCGGCACCGAGGGCTTCGACCCCGACAACACCGACTCGGCCGAGAACGCCAAGTTCACCTTCAAGGGCGTGCCGAAGCCGTCGACCGTTCCGGACAGCCCGCCGCCCATCGAGGGCGCGGTCAACTTCAACAAGGACTGA
- a CDS encoding histone-like nucleoid-structuring protein Lsr2: MAQKVQVLLVDDLDGGEADETVAFSIDGASYEIDLSGANATKLRESLQPFVEKSRKAGTVNRRRRQRGASSRERSAEIRAWAKNNGIKVNERGRIPAHVIEQYEAAN; the protein is encoded by the coding sequence ATGGCACAGAAGGTTCAAGTGCTTCTCGTCGACGACCTCGACGGTGGCGAGGCGGACGAGACCGTAGCGTTCTCGATCGACGGCGCCTCCTACGAGATCGACCTCAGTGGCGCCAACGCGACGAAGCTGCGGGAATCGCTGCAGCCGTTCGTCGAGAAGTCCCGTAAGGCGGGCACGGTCAACCGCCGCCGCCGGCAGCGCGGCGCTTCCAGCCGTGAACGCAGCGCCGAGATCCGCGCCTGGGCCAAGAACAACGGCATCAAGGTCAATGAGCGCGGGCGCATCCCGGCTCACGTGATCGAGCAGTACGAGGCGGCCAACTGA
- a CDS encoding RDD family protein, with protein MAAPLAEPGQRLLARVVDTLVVGVPVVLVVRELVSGHTADVVAPSAVAGCMLLYEAIQLALWGRTLGKRVAGIEVVAATPQEAPEAAPEGAGGAGGSAGRGDVSALPVSVPGFVPLAAPEPAEAAAPPGANVVDASTRPDVLRCVLRAAAYSVPIGLRPIPVLGLLASIFWVVNAGAVFEGDRRQAVHDRLAGTLVVKRPRPESSAF; from the coding sequence ATGGCGGCACCGCTCGCCGAGCCGGGGCAGAGGCTCCTGGCACGCGTAGTCGACACGCTCGTCGTCGGCGTCCCCGTCGTTCTCGTCGTCCGCGAACTGGTGTCCGGGCACACGGCGGACGTTGTCGCTCCGTCCGCCGTGGCCGGATGCATGCTGCTGTACGAGGCGATCCAGCTCGCCCTCTGGGGCCGGACGCTCGGCAAGCGCGTCGCGGGCATCGAGGTGGTCGCGGCGACGCCTCAGGAGGCGCCTGAAGCGGCGCCAGAGGGGGCCGGCGGAGCGGGTGGGAGCGCCGGGCGCGGCGACGTGTCGGCCCTCCCCGTGTCCGTACCGGGTTTCGTGCCCCTGGCGGCCCCCGAGCCCGCGGAGGCCGCCGCTCCGCCGGGCGCGAATGTCGTGGACGCGTCCACGCGTCCGGACGTTCTGCGGTGCGTTCTGCGGGCCGCCGCCTATTCGGTGCCGATCGGGCTGCGTCCGATTCCGGTACTCGGTCTGCTCGCGAGCATCTTCTGGGTCGTGAACGCGGGGGCCGTGTTCGAGGGCGATCGCCGGCAGGCTGTTCACGACAGGCTCGCGGGGACGCTCGTGGTAAAGCGCCCGCGGCCCGAATCCTCGGCCTTCTGA
- a CDS encoding RDD family protein yields MSDSHHRGGPYQPQQGQGSYGPPPPYQGSQWQQPQQQSSQQQWQQQPQEQWQTQQQQWNQQPGYDDYGSYDDGGDVSLAPIHRRAGARIIDNALVAVFGFALVLPVTIGAFGLGKPGSKTEDEGGVWNWPIIFTLFCVLSVLPFIYEAVQLSMWGRTLGKRVLGLGVVQARPAGTPITTTQAVWRAGITHVGYQLGVFFFLVLAVMVWDYAAYGMVLVWAGALMAYLWAIWDQPLHQSLHDRFAGTLVIDERVGYDESEYSEYAG; encoded by the coding sequence ATGAGCGATTCCCACCACCGCGGGGGGCCTTACCAGCCACAGCAGGGGCAGGGTTCCTACGGCCCGCCCCCTCCGTACCAAGGTTCTCAGTGGCAGCAACCACAGCAGCAGTCGTCCCAGCAGCAGTGGCAGCAACAGCCACAGGAGCAATGGCAGACGCAACAGCAGCAGTGGAACCAGCAGCCCGGCTATGACGACTACGGCTCGTACGACGACGGCGGTGATGTGTCGCTGGCGCCGATCCACCGTAGGGCGGGCGCGCGAATCATTGACAACGCGCTCGTCGCGGTCTTCGGGTTCGCCCTCGTCCTGCCGGTGACGATCGGCGCATTCGGTCTGGGCAAGCCGGGCAGCAAGACCGAGGACGAGGGGGGCGTGTGGAACTGGCCCATCATCTTCACCCTCTTCTGCGTCCTGTCTGTGCTTCCGTTCATCTATGAGGCCGTGCAGTTGTCCATGTGGGGGCGCACGCTGGGGAAGCGCGTTCTGGGCCTCGGGGTCGTGCAGGCGAGGCCCGCGGGCACCCCGATCACCACGACGCAGGCTGTCTGGCGCGCCGGGATCACTCACGTCGGCTACCAGCTAGGCGTTTTCTTCTTCCTCGTCTTGGCGGTGATGGTCTGGGACTACGCCGCGTACGGGATGGTGCTGGTCTGGGCGGGCGCGCTGATGGCCTACCTGTGGGCGATCTGGGACCAGCCTCTGCATCAGTCGCTGCACGATCGCTTCGCCGGCACTCTCGTCATTGACGAGCGGGTCGGATATGACGAGTCCGAGTACTCCGAGTACGCGGGCTAA
- a CDS encoding amino-acid N-acetyltransferase, translated as MEVVIRRARTADVQEIRRLVDLYAGSGRRLLKKTTVKLYEDVQEFWVAEDIQHGTPGPVIGCGALHIMWEDLAEVRSVAVDKGCEGRGIGHRIVTRLLENARELGVRRVFCLTFEVEFFARHGFQQILGTPVSPEVYEELLRSYDEGVAEFLDLDRVKPNTLGNTRMLLRLED; from the coding sequence GTGGAAGTCGTGATCCGGCGTGCCCGCACCGCCGACGTCCAGGAGATCCGCAGGCTCGTCGACCTGTACGCCGGGTCGGGGCGTCGCCTGCTGAAGAAGACGACCGTCAAGCTGTACGAGGACGTCCAGGAGTTCTGGGTCGCCGAGGACATCCAGCACGGGACGCCCGGGCCGGTCATCGGCTGCGGCGCCCTCCACATCATGTGGGAGGACCTCGCGGAGGTCCGCTCGGTCGCCGTGGACAAGGGATGCGAGGGACGGGGAATCGGGCACCGGATCGTGACCCGCCTCTTGGAGAACGCCCGTGAACTCGGCGTGCGAAGGGTGTTCTGCCTTACCTTCGAGGTGGAGTTCTTCGCTCGCCACGGCTTCCAGCAGATCCTGGGGACTCCGGTGTCGCCAGAGGTGTATGAGGAACTTCTCCGCTCCTACGACGAAGGCGTGGCAGAGTTCTTGGACCTCGACCGGGTCAAGCCGAATACGTTGGGCAACACCCGGATGCTGCTTCGCCTGGAGGACTGA
- a CDS encoding C40 family peptidase has product MKRSRHASLSHFRGRAVIVVGALAVVSTAPHAIAPHAIAVAHADPEPSAKELRTKALKLADQLEQLTEQYNGLKVRLAQSQRAAKVATENAKRQEKALEVLRQKVGSLAATSYMQGGSDPAVSFVASQDPQSVLDQAATLHYFAKQDSTQVLGLMQAMQSAQRARKSAEARAKQVKDLKTQLDSQRTKITDAYEKIRGKLVDKDPTQLAKLPVIGTGKAAQALRYAMSKIGRPYVWGAAGPSTFDCSGLTMWAYKQVGINLPHYTGSQWNAGTHVSRGELQPGDLVFFHADLHHMGIYIGGDKMLHAPHTGDVVKIASMNGRPFAGGVRVA; this is encoded by the coding sequence GTGAAGCGATCGCGGCATGCTTCCCTTTCACACTTCCGTGGGCGCGCGGTCATCGTGGTCGGCGCGCTCGCCGTCGTCTCGACCGCCCCGCACGCGATCGCCCCGCACGCGATCGCCGTCGCGCACGCCGACCCCGAGCCCTCCGCCAAGGAGCTGCGCACCAAGGCGCTCAAGCTCGCCGACCAGCTGGAGCAGCTCACCGAGCAGTACAACGGGCTCAAGGTCCGGCTCGCCCAGTCGCAGCGCGCCGCCAAGGTCGCCACGGAGAACGCCAAGCGGCAGGAGAAGGCGCTGGAGGTGCTCCGCCAGAAGGTCGGATCCCTCGCCGCGACGAGCTACATGCAGGGCGGCTCCGACCCCGCGGTGTCGTTCGTCGCCTCCCAGGACCCGCAGTCCGTCCTCGACCAGGCCGCGACCCTCCACTACTTCGCCAAGCAGGACAGCACCCAGGTGCTCGGGCTGATGCAGGCCATGCAGTCCGCCCAGCGGGCCCGCAAGTCGGCCGAGGCCCGCGCCAAGCAGGTGAAGGACCTGAAGACGCAGCTCGACTCGCAGCGCACGAAGATCACGGACGCCTACGAGAAGATCCGCGGCAAGCTCGTCGACAAGGACCCGACCCAGCTGGCCAAGCTGCCCGTCATCGGCACCGGCAAGGCCGCGCAGGCGCTCCGGTACGCGATGAGCAAGATCGGCCGCCCGTACGTGTGGGGCGCCGCCGGCCCGAGCACCTTCGACTGCTCCGGCCTGACGATGTGGGCCTACAAGCAGGTCGGCATCAACCTGCCGCACTACACCGGCAGCCAGTGGAACGCCGGGACGCACGTGTCGCGCGGCGAGCTTCAGCCGGGCGACCTCGTCTTCTTCCACGCCGACCTGCACCACATGGGGATCTACATCGGCGGCGACAAGATGCTGCACGCCCCGCACACCGGAGACGTCGTGAAGATCGCCTCCATGAACGGGCGCCCCTTCGCCGGCGGCGTCCGGGTCGCCTAG
- a CDS encoding LuxR C-terminal-related transcriptional regulator has translation METATLARRGTDDFGLSEEEIRLLAQIASGVTADVAARKLELSARTLRRRLRTICDRLEVNTPIEAVVWAARRQLI, from the coding sequence GTGGAAACAGCCACACTCGCACGTCGTGGCACCGACGATTTCGGGCTGAGCGAGGAAGAGATCCGGCTGCTCGCCCAGATCGCCAGCGGTGTCACCGCCGATGTGGCGGCACGCAAGCTGGAACTGAGCGCTCGGACCTTGCGGCGCCGGCTGCGGACGATCTGCGACCGGCTGGAGGTCAACACCCCTATCGAGGCCGTGGTGTGGGCGGCCCGGAGGCAGCTCATCTAG
- a CDS encoding LacI family DNA-binding transcriptional regulator has protein sequence MHSAPRHAKLHYLGKRPWSGTRSELPQTSIREVARRAGVSVGTVSNVLNRPDLVAEATRDRVRAAIEELGFVRNESARRLRTGPERTAGEFGDQPRRAFGVLVEDLANPYATDVARGAEAALNAAGHDALWLSSDHSARKERRLLELLADQQAAGVLVIPVGIGPRDISRLRAAGMSVVLIDRDASDVCSARVDHVAGGEAAAAYLLGIGRDRIAFVTGIPEPQPCVERRDGAARTIVEAGLGKPPVLVKDALSPTEGQAAARQIMAMSPVPDGVFCANDLLAIGLINELTRLGVRVPEDIAVIGYDDIELAASAAVPLTTVRQPRRELGWEAAELAMAEIGEGKSHQHRQVVQRPDLVVRESA, from the coding sequence GTGCATTCGGCGCCCCGCCATGCCAAACTCCACTACCTGGGAAAACGCCCATGGAGCGGGACGAGGAGCGAGTTGCCACAGACCAGTATCCGTGAGGTCGCGAGGCGTGCTGGAGTCTCAGTTGGGACCGTTTCGAATGTCCTAAACCGGCCAGATCTCGTGGCCGAAGCTACCCGTGACCGTGTTCGCGCGGCGATCGAGGAGCTCGGATTCGTCCGCAACGAGTCCGCGCGCCGGCTCCGCACGGGCCCCGAGCGGACCGCCGGTGAGTTCGGCGACCAGCCGCGCCGGGCGTTCGGCGTCCTCGTCGAGGACCTCGCCAACCCCTACGCGACCGACGTGGCGCGCGGCGCCGAGGCGGCGCTCAACGCGGCGGGCCACGACGCCCTGTGGCTGTCCAGCGACCACTCCGCCCGCAAGGAGCGCCGCCTGCTGGAGCTGCTCGCCGACCAGCAGGCCGCCGGGGTCCTGGTCATCCCGGTCGGGATCGGCCCCCGCGACATCTCCCGGCTGCGCGCCGCGGGCATGAGCGTCGTGCTGATCGACCGGGACGCCTCCGACGTGTGCTCCGCCCGGGTCGACCACGTGGCGGGCGGCGAGGCGGCCGCCGCGTACCTGCTCGGCATCGGACGCGACCGCATCGCGTTCGTGACCGGCATCCCCGAGCCGCAGCCCTGCGTGGAACGCCGCGACGGGGCCGCCCGCACGATCGTCGAGGCGGGCCTCGGCAAGCCCCCGGTCCTGGTCAAGGACGCCCTGAGCCCCACGGAGGGGCAGGCCGCGGCGCGCCAGATCATGGCCATGTCCCCGGTGCCCGACGGCGTCTTCTGCGCCAACGACCTGCTCGCGATCGGCCTGATCAACGAGCTGACCCGGCTCGGCGTCCGCGTCCCCGAGGACATCGCCGTGATCGGCTACGACGACATCGAGCTCGCGGCGAGCGCCGCCGTGCCGCTCACCACCGTCCGCCAGCCGCGCCGCGAGCTCGGCTGGGAGGCCGCCGAGCTGGCGATGGCCGAGATCGGCGAGGGCAAGTCCCACCAGCACCGCCAGGTCGTCCAGCGGCCCGACCTGGTGGTACGGGAAAGCGCCTAG
- a CDS encoding cytochrome P450: MEDRTGQTVQAGSTAVLGFDPGDPAFRADPYAHYRTLGASGQNLHRTDVGLRVTASYELCERILRDPRFGHRPSDGGVWREAQARHRSFLTMDPPDHTRLRRLVSKAFTPRLVERLRPRVEELVDALLSPLSGEVDLIAALAYPLPVIVISEMLGVPAEDRDLFKGWSDSLARGLDPDFLLPETEIAQRDAAREEFAEYFRELAAERRAEPRDDLLSALVGVSDGGDVLSEQELLATCILLLVAGHETTVNLIGNGALALLRDPAQARLFRERPGNAAAAVEELLRFDPPVQLTLRSALEDVELNGTLVERGKLVLLLTGAANRDPAVFDDPDRLDLLRYAQGRETPKHLSFGHGAHFCLGAPLARLEGRVALGRLFERDVALASDDLVYRDNLVLRGLRDLPVIIRA; this comes from the coding sequence ATGGAGGACAGGACGGGCCAGACGGTACAGGCCGGGTCGACCGCCGTGCTCGGCTTCGATCCGGGCGACCCGGCGTTCCGCGCCGACCCCTACGCCCACTACCGGACGCTCGGCGCCAGTGGGCAGAATCTACATCGAACGGACGTCGGTCTGCGCGTCACCGCGTCCTACGAGCTGTGCGAGCGGATCCTCCGCGATCCGCGGTTCGGGCACCGCCCGTCGGACGGCGGCGTGTGGCGCGAGGCGCAGGCGCGGCACCGGTCGTTCCTGACCATGGACCCGCCCGACCACACGCGGCTGCGCCGGCTCGTCAGCAAGGCGTTCACGCCGCGTCTCGTGGAGCGGCTGCGGCCCCGGGTCGAGGAGCTCGTCGACGCGCTGCTGAGCCCCCTCTCCGGCGAGGTCGACCTGATCGCGGCGCTGGCCTACCCGCTGCCCGTCATCGTGATCAGCGAGATGCTCGGCGTCCCCGCCGAGGACCGCGACCTGTTCAAGGGCTGGTCGGACAGCCTCGCGCGCGGTCTGGACCCGGACTTCCTGCTGCCGGAGACGGAGATCGCCCAGCGGGACGCGGCGCGCGAGGAGTTCGCGGAGTACTTCCGGGAGCTGGCCGCCGAGCGCCGGGCCGAGCCGCGCGACGACCTGCTGAGCGCCCTCGTGGGTGTCTCCGACGGCGGAGACGTCCTGTCGGAGCAGGAACTGCTGGCGACGTGCATCCTGCTGCTCGTCGCGGGTCACGAGACGACCGTGAACCTCATCGGGAACGGCGCGCTGGCACTGCTCCGCGACCCCGCGCAGGCGCGGCTGTTCCGGGAACGGCCGGGGAACGCCGCGGCGGCGGTGGAGGAGCTGCTGCGCTTCGACCCGCCGGTGCAGCTGACCCTGCGGTCGGCGCTGGAGGACGTCGAGCTGAACGGCACGCTCGTCGAGCGCGGAAAGCTCGTGCTGCTGCTGACGGGCGCCGCCAACCGGGACCCGGCGGTCTTCGACGACCCCGACCGGCTGGACCTGCTCCGCTACGCCCAGGGCCGCGAAACGCCGAAGCACCTGTCGTTCGGGCACGGCGCCCATTTCTGCCTCGGTGCGCCGCTGGCCCGGCTGGAGGGCCGCGTCGCGCTCGGCAGGCTGTTCGAGCGCGACGTGGCCCTCGCCTCAGACGACCTCGTCTACCGCGACAACCTCGTGCTGCGCGGGCTGCGCGACCTTCCGGTCATCATTCGGGCTTGA
- the lysX gene encoding bifunctional lysylphosphatidylglycerol synthetase/lysine--tRNA ligase LysX, protein MRVRREKLDRLRESGIDPYPVTFPRTATTAEIRAKHTGLEPGTETGEKAGVTGRVMLIRNTGKLCFATIRDAGGDIQIMLSLAKVGQEQLDFWKREVDLGDHVGVEGEIITSRRGELSIMADRFAITSKCLRPLPEKHAGLTDPEARVRQRYVDLIVNDEARRMARLRSATVRAVRDFWHEEGYLEVETPMLQPIHGGAAARPFRTHINAYDMDLYLRIAIELYLKRLVVGGIEKVFEINRNFRNEGADSTHNPEFTMIEAYGTYLDYNDMADLTQRMYQKAVVAALGTTVVVHDGVETDLGLAEWPRVTLYGAVSEALGEEITPHTPIESVRKLADARDISWDPKWGQGKLVQELFEELVEHTLVQPTFVMDYPVETSPLTRQHREEPLLTEKWDLIGFGTELGTAYSELVDPIEQRRRLTEQSLLAAGGDLEAMQLDEDFLRALEYAMPPTGGMGAGIDRMIMAFTGKGIRDTILFPLVKPE, encoded by the coding sequence ATGCGCGTGCGCCGGGAGAAGCTCGACCGGCTCCGCGAGAGCGGGATCGACCCCTACCCGGTGACCTTCCCGCGGACGGCGACGACCGCCGAGATCCGCGCGAAACACACCGGCCTGGAGCCGGGCACCGAGACGGGCGAGAAGGCCGGCGTCACCGGTCGCGTGATGCTGATCCGCAACACCGGCAAGCTGTGCTTCGCCACCATCCGGGACGCCGGCGGCGACATCCAGATCATGCTGTCGCTGGCCAAGGTCGGGCAGGAGCAGCTCGACTTCTGGAAGCGCGAGGTGGACCTCGGCGACCACGTCGGCGTGGAGGGCGAGATCATCACCTCCCGCCGCGGCGAGCTGTCGATCATGGCGGACCGGTTCGCGATCACGTCCAAGTGCCTGCGGCCGCTGCCGGAGAAGCACGCCGGCCTCACCGACCCGGAGGCGCGGGTCCGGCAGCGCTACGTCGACCTGATCGTCAACGACGAGGCGCGGCGGATGGCGCGGCTGCGCAGCGCGACCGTCCGCGCGGTCCGCGACTTCTGGCACGAGGAGGGCTACCTCGAGGTCGAGACGCCCATGCTCCAGCCGATCCACGGCGGAGCCGCGGCGCGCCCGTTCCGGACGCACATCAACGCCTACGACATGGACCTCTACCTGCGCATCGCGATCGAGCTGTACCTCAAGCGGCTCGTCGTCGGCGGCATCGAGAAGGTCTTCGAGATCAACCGCAACTTCCGCAACGAGGGCGCGGACTCCACGCACAACCCCGAGTTCACGATGATCGAGGCCTACGGGACCTACCTCGACTACAACGACATGGCCGACCTGACCCAGCGGATGTACCAGAAGGCGGTCGTCGCCGCCCTCGGCACCACGGTGGTCGTCCACGACGGCGTCGAGACCGACCTCGGTCTCGCGGAGTGGCCGCGGGTCACCCTGTACGGGGCGGTGTCGGAGGCGCTCGGCGAGGAGATCACGCCGCACACGCCGATCGAGTCCGTGCGCAAGCTCGCGGACGCCCGCGACATCTCCTGGGACCCCAAGTGGGGGCAGGGCAAGCTCGTCCAGGAGCTCTTCGAGGAACTGGTCGAGCACACCCTCGTCCAGCCCACGTTCGTCATGGACTACCCGGTCGAGACGTCCCCGCTGACCCGCCAGCACCGCGAGGAGCCGCTGCTCACCGAGAAGTGGGACCTCATCGGGTTCGGCACGGAGCTCGGCACCGCCTACTCCGAGCTGGTCGACCCGATCGAGCAGCGCCGCCGCCTCACCGAGCAGTCGCTGCTCGCCGCGGGCGGCGACCTCGAGGCCATGCAGCTGGACGAGGACTTCCTGCGCGCCCTGGAGTACGCGATGCCCCCCACGGGCGGGATGGGCGCCGGGATCGACCGCATGATCATGGCGTTCACCGGCAAGGGGATCCGCGACACCATCCTGTTCCCGCTGGTCAAGCCCGAATGA